Genomic segment of Deltaproteobacteria bacterium:
TGAAACTCAAAGAAAACCCTAAAAAATGGATTCCTTCTTTAATTCCTCAATTGGGTTTTCAAATTCTTCCTGTTCTTGAAACTCATGCTTTGACTATTCTGGATCTTCCCCTTCACCACAGAGATCCCTTTGATCGTCTTTTAATTGCTCAATCGAAAAGCGAAAATATACCTCTCATTTCTTCCGATGGGATCTTTAAAGAATATGATGTGGAGTGTGTTTGGTGAAAAATTATGAGTTATTTCCCCACTAAAAAAATTTGCTTTTTATTTCTTCTGTTTTTTTTAATTCTGCCTTATGGACTCCGAGCTAGCTCTCTCGAACAAAGCATCCAGCAAATCCAGGCCACCTACGAAAAAGCTACAGATGTTTCCTCAGAATTCACCCAAAAAATCCAGGTGCAATCTATAGGTCGAGAAATCGAAAAAGCGGGAAAAACTTTTTTTAAAAAACCTGGAAA
This window contains:
- a CDS encoding type II toxin-antitoxin system VapC family toxin, whose amino-acid sequence is MKLLLDTSVLLWIIFEERKKLSAKALEALNASEEVLLSVVSIWEISIKYSIGKLKLKENPKKWIPSLIPQLGFQILPVLETHALTILDLPLHHRDPFDRLLIAQSKSENIPLISSDGIFKEYDVECVW